Proteins from a genomic interval of Nematostella vectensis chromosome 12, jaNemVect1.1, whole genome shotgun sequence:
- the LOC125557142 gene encoding histone H3 isoform X1, with translation MARTKQTARKSTGGKAPRKQLATKAARKSAPATGGVKKPHRYRPGTVALREIRRYQKSTELLIRKLPFQRLVREIAQDFKTDLRFQSSAVMALQEASEAYLVGLFEDTNLCAIHAKRVTIMPKDIQLARRIRGENKPNSRVV, from the exons ATGGCTCGCACTAAGCAAACGGCTCGAAAATCAACTGGAGGCAAGGCTCCAAGAAAGCAGCTTGCGACCAAGGCAGCTCGTAAAAGCGCGCCAGCTACTGGAGGAGTGAAGAAACCTCACCGTTACAGACCTGGCACAGTCGCTCTCCGTGAGATCCGCCGATACCAGAAATCTACCGAGCTGTTGATCAGAAAGCTTCCTTTCCAGCGTCTAGTTCGAGAAATCGCGCAAGATTTCAAGACCGATCTGAGATTCCAGAGCTCGGCCGTTATGGCTCTACAAGAAGCTAGTGAGGCCTACCTTGTTGGTTTATTTGAAGACACCAATCTCTGCGCTATTCACGCAAAACGAGTAACGATCATGCCGAAAGATATACAGCTCGCCCGCAGAATCCGAGGAG aaaacaagccTAATTCGCGAGTGGTATGA
- the LOC125557142 gene encoding histone H3 isoform X2, with product MARTKQTARKSTGGKAPRKQLATKAARKSAPATGGVKKPHRYRPGTVALREIRRYQKSTELLIRKLPFQRLVREIAQDFKTDLRFQSSAVMALQEASEAYLVGLFEDTNLCAIHAKRVTIMPKDIQLARRIRGERA from the coding sequence ATGGCTCGCACTAAGCAAACGGCTCGAAAATCAACTGGAGGCAAGGCTCCAAGAAAGCAGCTTGCGACCAAGGCAGCTCGTAAAAGCGCGCCAGCTACTGGAGGAGTGAAGAAACCTCACCGTTACAGACCTGGCACAGTCGCTCTCCGTGAGATCCGCCGATACCAGAAATCTACCGAGCTGTTGATCAGAAAGCTTCCTTTCCAGCGTCTAGTTCGAGAAATCGCGCAAGATTTCAAGACCGATCTGAGATTCCAGAGCTCGGCCGTTATGGCTCTACAAGAAGCTAGTGAGGCCTACCTTGTTGGTTTATTTGAAGACACCAATCTCTGCGCTATTCACGCAAAACGAGTAACGATCATGCCGAAAGATATACAGCTCGCCCGCAGAATCCGAGGAGAACGGGCTTAG
- the LOC125557235 gene encoding histone H4, with amino-acid sequence MSGRGKGGKGLGKGGAKRHRKILRDNIQGITKPAIRRLARRGGVKRISGLIYEETRGVLKVFLENVIRDAVTYTEHAKRKTVTAMDVVYALKRQGRTLYGFGG; translated from the coding sequence atgtctggTCGTGGTAAAGGCGGTAAAGGTCTTGGCAAGGGTGGAGCAAAGAGACATCGAAAGATCCTGCGTGATAATATCCAGGGTATAACCAAACCTGCAATTCGCCGACTTGCTCGTCGTGGCGGTGTGAAGCGTATCTCCGGTCTTATCTATGAGGAGACCCGTGGTGTCCTCAAGGTTTTCCTTGAAAATGTCATTCGAGATGCTGTAACTTACACAGAGCATGCCAAAAGAAAGACCGTCACAGCGATGGACGTCGTGTACGCCCTGAAGCGCCAAGGGCGCACTCTGTACGGCTTCGGTGGCTAA
- the LOC125557208 gene encoding late histone H2B.L4-like produces MPPKSGKKPEASKGKKNVVAGDKKKRKGRRKESYAIYIYKVLKQVHPDTGISSKAMGIMNSFVNDIFERIAAESSRLAHYNKKSTISSREIQTAIRLLLPGELAKHAVSEGTKAVTKYTSSK; encoded by the coding sequence ATGCCTCCTAAATCTGGTAAGAAACCCGAAGCATCTAAAGGCAAGAAAAACGTCGTAGCTGGTGACAAAAAGAAGCGCAAAGGTCGTCGCAAGGAGAGCTACGCCATCTACATTTACAAAGTTCTGAAGCAAGTTCATCCCGACACAGGAATCTCCAGCAAAGCAATGGGCATCATGAATTCGTTCGTGAACGATATATTCGAACGCATCGCTGCAGAGTCGTCTCGACTAGCGCACTACAACAAGAAGTCCACAATCAGCTCGCGAGAGATTCAGACTGCAATTCGCCTACTACTACCAGGGGAGCTTGCCAAACACGCCGTCAGCGAGGGGACCAAAGCCGTTACTAAGTACACCAGCAGCAAGTGA
- the LOC125557185 gene encoding histone H2A-like: MSGRGKGKAKGTKSKTRSSRAGLQFPVGRIHRHLRKGNYAERVGAGAPVYLAAVLEYLSAEILELAGNAARDNKKTRIIPRHLQLAVRNDEELNRLLHGVTIAQGGVLPNIQASLLPKKTEKKSK, encoded by the coding sequence ATGTCTGGCCGAGGCAAAGGTAAAGCTAAGGGCACCAAGTCCAAGACTCGCTCATCCCGTGCCGGACTTCAGTTCCCCGTCGGCCGTATCCATCGTCACCTCCGTAAGGGCAACTACGCTGAGAGAGTAGGCGCCGGTGCACCTGTATACCTTGCTGCAGTCCTAGAGTATCTAAGTGCTGAGATATTGGAGCTTGCCGGTAACGCTGCTCGTGACAACAAGAAAACGAGGATAATCCCGCGTCACCTACAGCTTGCCGTAAGAAACGACGAGGAGCTGAATAGGTTATTGCATGGTGTTACCATTGCGCAGGGCGGGGTCCTACCAAACATCCAAGCATCTCTTCTCCCGAAGAAGACCGAGAAAAAGAGCAAGTGA
- the LOC125557164 gene encoding histone H3 isoform X1 — translation MARTKQTARKSTGGKAPRKQLATKAARKSAPATGGVKKPHRYRPGTVALREIRRYQKSTELLIRKLPFQRLVREIAQDFKTDLRFQSSAVMALQEASEAYLVGLFEDTNLCAIHAKRVTIMPKDIQLARRIRGENKPNSRVV, via the exons ATGGCTCGCACTAAGCAAACGGCTCGAAAATCAACTGGAGGCAAGGCTCCAAGAAAGCAGCTTGCGACCAAGGCAGCTCGTAAAAGCGCGCCAGCTACTGGAGGAGTGAAGAAACCTCACCGTTACAGACCTGGCACAGTCGCTCTCCGTGAGATCCGCCGATACCAGAAATCTACCGAGCTGTTGATCAGAAAGCTTCCTTTCCAGCGTCTAGTTCGAGAAATCGCACAAGATTTCAAGACCGATCTGAGATTCCAGAGCTCGGCCGTTATGGCTCTACAAGAAGCTAGTGAGGCCTACCTTGTTGGTTTATTTGAAGACACCAATCTCTGCGCTATTCACGCAAAACGAGTAACGATCATGCCGAAAGATATACAGCTCGCCCGCAGAATCCGAGGAG aaaacaagccTAATTCGCGAGTGGTATGA
- the LOC125557164 gene encoding histone H3 isoform X2, which yields MARTKQTARKSTGGKAPRKQLATKAARKSAPATGGVKKPHRYRPGTVALREIRRYQKSTELLIRKLPFQRLVREIAQDFKTDLRFQSSAVMALQEASEAYLVGLFEDTNLCAIHAKRVTIMPKDIQLARRIRGERA from the coding sequence ATGGCTCGCACTAAGCAAACGGCTCGAAAATCAACTGGAGGCAAGGCTCCAAGAAAGCAGCTTGCGACCAAGGCAGCTCGTAAAAGCGCGCCAGCTACTGGAGGAGTGAAGAAACCTCACCGTTACAGACCTGGCACAGTCGCTCTCCGTGAGATCCGCCGATACCAGAAATCTACCGAGCTGTTGATCAGAAAGCTTCCTTTCCAGCGTCTAGTTCGAGAAATCGCACAAGATTTCAAGACCGATCTGAGATTCCAGAGCTCGGCCGTTATGGCTCTACAAGAAGCTAGTGAGGCCTACCTTGTTGGTTTATTTGAAGACACCAATCTCTGCGCTATTCACGCAAAACGAGTAACGATCATGCCGAAAGATATACAGCTCGCCCGCAGAATCCGAGGAGAACGGGCTTAG